Proteins from one Oncorhynchus masou masou isolate Uvic2021 unplaced genomic scaffold, UVic_Omas_1.1 unplaced_scaffold_6639, whole genome shotgun sequence genomic window:
- the LOC135536781 gene encoding salivary glue protein Sgs-3-like, with the protein TSPNTISPNTTSPNTTSPNTTSPTTTSPNTITTSPNTTSPNTTSPTTISPATTSPNTTSPTTTSPNTTSPTTTRPTTTRPTTTSPNTTSPNTTSPNTT; encoded by the exons accagccctaatacaatcagccctaatacaaccagccctaatacaaccagccctaatacaaccagccctactacaaccagccctaatacaatca caaccagccctaatacaaccagccctaatacaaccagccctactacaatcAGCCCTgctacaacca gccctaatacaaccagccctactacaaccagccctaatacaaccagccctactacaaccaggcCTACTACAACCAggcctactacaaccagccctaatacaaccagccctaatacaaccagccctaatacaacgA